A segment of the Chrysiogenia bacterium genome:
ATCGATGTGCGCGCCCCGGCGATCCTCTACTATTTCCATTCCAAGCAGGCCCTGTTCGAGGAGGTCGTCCGCCGGCTCTACCTGGAGATCGAAAAGCTCGTCGATGCCTCCATCGCCTCGGCGCCGAAGGC
Coding sequences within it:
- a CDS encoding TetR/AcrR family transcriptional regulator — translated: MARPKKIPGQPETAERVVAAARALFAEKGYRGTSLEDIAAAIDVRAPAILYYFHSKQALFEEVVRRLYLEIEKLVDASIASAPKA